Part of the Xiphophorus maculatus strain JP 163 A chromosome 3, X_maculatus-5.0-male, whole genome shotgun sequence genome, GGGAACAAGTGAGAGCAAGATGGCTGTGCCTGCAGATGCAAAACCACAACCAGTCATCAAGAAGACGCATGTGAGCCATCTGATAGATCCGCGCTCTCCCTCTGTTGGGATTGATCGATCACCCATTCAGGTTGGTTATCTGGTTTGACTATacactttaatacattttattgacacagaccaacacaaagcagtgaatGCATTTTTCAGCTCCTGTAATCCCAGTTTAACTCCAGCTTCTCTTTGAAGGTCTCTGAGGTTTATTAGTGAActaacagcatcatgaagaccaaaggaCACAGCAAGAGAGTCAAGCAGAAGGTTATGGAGAAATTTAAATCAGGGTTAGGATATAAAATATCCTAATATTGGAACCTTAGAGCATTGTTCAGTCTGAGTAGATAATATGTCACATCTGCCAACTTACCAAGTCATGGCTAAGCTAAATAGCTGGGCATGCAGAActtttaatcagagaagcaaacCAATGTCCTATGGTAACGCTACAAGGATCCATTGCTCAGGTTCAAGAATCAGTGATGTCTTCTGGTTGTGCACTCCATAAATCAGCCCTTTATAGAAGAGCGGAAAAAAGAAAGCTATAAGAGGTCATGTTTGCTAAAAGACTATAAAATGCTTGAGACTGGGAGCTTTCAATGGACAAAACCAATGAAATGGTTTAGCTTGCACTAAAACTCCAGTCCCTGGAGTCTGTTGTTGTGTATGTGCCCCAGCACACTTGAGCTGAATTAGCTCATTAGCATTTCTCTGTGAAAGGTAACTTGGTTACCTGATTCAGGTGAAGTGGCTGCATGATATTAGAAAATTTTGCAACAGCTATGTTGGTAGAAATATTtgcctatttttttctttcctctcatcTCTTCTTCTCACTCTGTGACCTTGAGCATTGTAGGCATTTGCTGCTGTGAGACTGTCCACCtggctaaatattacattagcatAAAAATGAGAGATCATAACCCTTGGAATAGATTGGTCAACAATAACTGCTCTACAAACATTCCTTTGTGATGTGAATATTGCACACACTGATGTTGCAATTACTATAAATTATGATATTCTGCAGCCTTACCAGGGAGGAATTTGAACTGGAGTTTATATTAGAGGTGggtgatatggacttaaagttttatcatgaCATTTTGTGGTAcaattgtgataacaataaatgaCAATGAGAACTATTGGttacctttttttccccatttgtaATTGCTTCACCAAACTGCGAACGGTAACTGTATTATCAAATCtatttattgatttctttgaaCAAACGGTGGACAAAACGGTAAAACTGTCaatcatagtttttttttaatattacctggaatttattgtgacaacaagtCCAAATTCTTAAGACATTTGTGATAAATGATGCAATAAATGCCTCCACTTGTAGTTTATATACATTAGAACTTCTGGTTGTAAAGTAACTAAATGTGGAcaaggtgtgaatacttctgacAAGCGCTGGCTAAGTTTACTTCACCTCTTAGGTTTGTGGAAAGGAGTCcagctctgctgcagctgtgaaaAGCGAGTGCCCCCTGGCTGTAAACGATCCCCGCTCGCCTACCTTTGGTATCACCCGCACCCCTGTGAGGGAAATCATGAgaggtaaatattttgtaagCAACTTCCTGCTGGCCTTTACTCGGCCTCAGCGGTCTGACTTgaacttctgctttttcttcccCCAGCAACCGTCGGATCCTTTGCCCGCCGCCTGGGCATGCTCTTCCACAACGAGGCTGAAGGCAAAGTCCCTGAAGGTCCTCAGAAACGCCACAGTGATCCACTTGATGAGGTCCATGGGGATGAGGAGCTGGCCTCTACAGAGCCGCTTCTCAGTCCACGCAGAGCAACTGACTTTAGCTCTCTAGCCGAACATGCAAACCTCTTGGCCACCCCAGCTTCTCAGGTGTTCGTTGGCAACTCGAGTCCCTTTGAGCTTCTCTGGGATCCTCAGGTGGCAGTAGAGATCGAAACAGAAGCGAATATTAGCCTGGAGGAGGCAGAAGAAGCAAGGGAGACCCCATTGCACAAGAGGCTGAGCATGAGCCTGATAACATGCCATGAGGGGGCAACTTCATCTCAGGTGTTTGCTGAGATTCACCATGAAAGTTGTGCTTTCTCAGAACCTAATGTGGAAAAGGACCAAGTTGTGGATGGCGTGGATCATGCGTACGCCCTTTCCTCTGTTACAGTCCAGCCAAAGGAAGCAGAGGAAACCAAATCTCCTTTGCCTCCCTCAGAGCAACCAGATACCCCCAGTCCAGAGCAGGTACCTGTGTGCACAGGAATACGCTGCCCCACCTTTGACATAAAGAGCCCCAGTCAGCTGGAGTTCAAGCCGCAGTGGTTGGGGAAAGGTTTCGGCGCCACTGGGCTGAGATCCAGAGGAGTTCAGGGGAACAAAGGAAGCTCCTCTCCTCTTGCTGTAAATGTGGCAGTAAAGAGCATCAGCAACGAAAACAAGGGGCAGTCTggaaaactgaagcaaaaaggTGTGTAAGGCGGATAGAATTGGTGTGAAgacttttgtctctttttatagATTTGTAAGTTTTTGAGTGTTTCTCCTCCAGGTACTGAGGGTCGCTCTCCCCTTCAGATCCTTAAGGAGACCAACTCTCCCCGTGACCAACGTTCTCAGGTACAAACAGACATTCATTTATTACACTAATACCATCATCTCTTAAAGAGGATCCATTATTATGCTTTCTTGAACAGATAGGCACATGTTCACtacctttttattattattatttgcacaaaattataTTTGGATGATATTTCAGTCTGGACAGTTCTTATTTTGAGATCCTTTTAGAAAGAGCTTTTTAACGagctcctgtcactttaaatccaaatgagctgctgctggccacaccccccaactcaatgtttacatgCGCAAGTCGAAATGGCTGCAAATAATGTGCAATTATAGAtctggttttttgttgttgttgtttttttttaacattattcaaacatcttttctgaatgctaaatcaacaacaaaacacttgtttcttccagcagccattgtacagtggtaaaaccagctgaccaaacacgCTGGAACTcaacttgggttgctaggtaacgggtgagggttgctaggtgaggggcagtgcctacattttaaaggtttttgaaacagctctttttccaaacaccaaaaaatattaacttattgccacaaaaatgtctgggtgttttttattttgtttggaagCACTTGggctgcttgttttttaaaagcagtagagacccaaatgaaagtacaaaaatgtgaattttgcttaATGTGAGCCCATGTTGACTTATTGCAGAAGGATTTCTGATTATGTGTAAttcaataaaatgaatcattgcagtgactttctctgttttcactGTGCAGACGAAGCTGAAGGTGTCCAATCAGTCCAAGCAGAGACTTGGACAGATGGACCGCAGGGTGCTGGCAGTGACTCTGGACAAggagaaccactgaaggaagaTATTCAGAATCTGTCCCTcctatgaattttttttaaaaaatgtacttttatgtgTAGCTTCTGGAAGTATGTAAATATTATATCTGCTGCAGTTTCCTACtttgtttggtctttttttccTCGTTTTGCTTGTCCTTTTACATGAGattttgttaactttttttgtcggacctttttaaagcatttgtgtaatttaaatttgtcaaaTCTTTTTGTCAACAGAATAAAGGCTTAACACTAAAAGATCAGCTCACGCCTAGCTGCCTTTTCATTTTCTGGTGCTTTTAGCAAAGTGCATCATGCTCCTCTGGTTTACCTGTGTCTACTTTTACTGCCACACATGCAGACGATTtgtaaaaatcctaaaaacttgttgttgttgtagcaCAAGTTCACACCTGCTGTTAATTGTGAAACTTTTGGGGGGCCAGTGTTGCACCATTTGGTTCTCCAATATGTTTCACAATGCTGAAGCATACAGAGTTGGTCAGTTCCTATTGTGATTTCCATCTcacatcagtttatttattttttaattattaggcATTTAAGTGCATACATACAATCTCAATCAACAatcttgatttttatgtttgggGAATAGTTAATTTGGTTTTGGATAGTTTTTCCTGTTGAAAGCTCCAATGCTGACCTGTTTTCACTTTAGGGTCCAccagaattattattattattttttaaatctttaggTAATAAAAATTTACCTAACTTTTATTACCTAATAAAAGTTATTATTACCTAATAAAAGTTGGGTAACACAAACTCCAGTGTTCCCAGAGTCTGGACAGAAACTCATCTGTGCTGCCACAGGATCCCCCATAGTGGACATGAAGTTCTTCATGTACTCCTCCTTGGTTTTACATTGGACCCACCTTGagtgtttaaacattttcacaaattaaacaGTATTTTTCCAACCTGCTGGAGTTCcattgggttgctaggtgatgggcagagctctgctggggttgctaggtaacaggccgGGGTTGCACTTAAGTAgccattttactttttttttttttttaaaggttttgttggctctagtggcctttatttgaaggaagttcaacaggaaacagggtaatgagaaagggggggggggacatGTGACAAATgtcaccaggccaggaatcgaacctgcgaccactGCCACGACAACTAAGGCCTCaaatatgtgggttgtgcttttcccctgcaccaccacagcatccCCCACTTAATagttttttattcttcagtATGTTTTTTCAGATGACTACTCTCTAGTACAGATATATAAAACAAGTGGTACTCTTTAgtacatgtatatttttgtgcTGACTATTCACTCTTGCTGTGAGGTTAATTGGTTTCCCTAGATTGCCCTTAGGTGTGTTTGTGCTGCCTTGATGGACTAGTGACTAATGTGCTTCTTgaccaatgactgctggagatgaGCACTAGTGCAACCCTCCAAGGACAAGCAGGTACAGACAATAAATGGATATAACTGATACTGTGTTCTCACTTAAAGTTCAGTTTATCAAAGCCGTGAACATTATGAGTCAGAAATTAAGACTATGTACAATTGTTTATCAGAATcccaaatttattcatttacattgCAGTGTAGGTCaagttttgaaaagaaatgtagTTGAAATTTTAGTTCGATCATCTAAATGTATACAATCAGTATTCAGAGCCTACCTGCTATAAAGATAAATGTATAAGCAGATATATAAATATTCAAGGTTACTGCTTTGATACAGTTTTGACTTGAGACAAACGGGTCACCAAGTAACCATTTTACTAATCCATCtgtcattttgagtttttacctATTTACTGAGgggataaagccaaaaacaatcCCAAATCCTGCTAAATATTGTCCATCAGTcacatacaaaacaaacacaaatgcagaCATTTGCAAACTATTGActcaagtttaaataaaattagaaaataaaaagaaagtttaagTACTTAGGGGATCTACCGAAGCTAAAACAAATGATTGTAAATTATGTTATTCATATGGTGTAACCTACGTTCTCATATTAAACAGCATATAAGTGGAGCTTCTGTGACTCTACACAGGCTGTGACTTGACGTGTGTCTAGTTCTGACTCATCCAGTGTGCTACCATTTCCATTTGGCAACTGTTCGCATTGGGTAATCTTAATATTGCTCCAAAAAATTATGCATCCGCCATCTGTTTAATCTGAATTACAGATCAACTAATGAGAAATTTGACTAGGACGCCCACTCTTTTGTTCTACCCTAATTTCCGCCAGAACATGAGAAGAAAGGTGAGAGTGCAGTGTGACTGGGAGAAGAGGAAACCCTTGCATTACACTCCTCTCCTCCAACATTAGAAATGACTTGGCACAGATAAAATACCCTCTTCTCACTCTACGTGTCTCCTCCTGCCTCCATTGATCTCGCCTTGTTTTAAATCTTCACATGTTTCCAAGCATAAATGAACCGCTTTCTTTCTGCTTGTAGCAGAGGGACAGCCTCAGTTCCATATCTTGAGGAAACTGTCCCAGGATCCCGTGCAGCAGGCCATGCCATCTGCAGGCACGCCAATGCAGCTCACTCTGTTGTCGTGACCGGCCAACACCCCTGAAAAACAGCATAAATCAAAGAAGGTGActatttctgaaataaaaaccactatATATGATACATAAATAACataacaatataaatataagtcttatttatgcatttgaaaccagatatttacatgcaCTGTATAAAATAACACTATCcaacattaaatcagacaaactttttctgttttatgtcagTCAAAATGATTAAACTTATTTCTATTTGATTATATTCACTAAAATGACTGTTTTCCAATAGTTTTCAATAGTCCAATTGATGTCATTGGTCTGTAAACTCCTGATAGGTCAATCAAACCGTAATAGGAAACTGTTTTGgattagggctggacaataaaccAATAACTATATATATTGTGTTAGAattgtgatcaatatcaatagatattTAGATaatccagaactgcacagcattctgggggatgtaggaagaggaaagactttagctaATAAACCTCTCAAGACTAGCTAAGTAAAGTGATTTGAATCAACTCactaactcactctttggttacctagcaactcactctatggttacctagcaacaacctgttgggTAACTTgctcagcagcagtttcaggtttcaccactgtgcctcatagctgcttaaaaataaaaaacaacgtTGTGGAGAGAAagctggataaaacaggaaaggtcacatcACCAGTTTGTcattatttcagatatttaaaacaaaaaactaattgataattattgatatcgactgatatggAACTCTGATACGGTGAGAAGTCTTTCAGCCATGTCATCCAGTCCtattttgaaactattttatcGAACACACACAACGGGATTCTCTAGCCATCATAATATCTATGAAGGAAACGGTTCTGTGTCCCAGATATAAACATGTTTGGACTGAAATTTACTTCTCAACTccacaacaaaagcaaaagactgAGAGAGTTTATCCAAAGCAAAGAAGAGAACAACATAAAAGCCAGGTTACACTTTGAAAATGCATTTAGGTATCTTTGGTGGCAAGTCCAATCGTTTGTGGAAGCAAAATTGAAGCTTTACCTCCacaatctatttttattttttatttttagtaaaaagaaCATTCACAAGCTGGAAAACATCGTGTTGTGGGGGTATTTTGCTGCTGGAGGGtctggtgcacttcacaaaacaGATGGCATGATGAGTAAAGAACATTTTGTGGAAATGCTGAAGCAACAGCGTCAAACATCAGGCAGAAAGTTAAAAGTCCAACTGGACAATGAGCCAAATAATACAAGCAAATTCAGTTCCAAGGACAACAAAGTGGCCATCACAAAGCTCCCCTCACTGTCCTCTGCAGGGCAAATGTTTCTTCCATTGTCTGGTGTAATCCATAATTTATCAGGTTTCCACATGTACGTACCCACTCTCTCAGCCTTCAGCGTGTCCCAGATGTTCACATTGAAGTCGTCGTAGCCAGCCAGTATCAGCCGGCCGGACAGGGACGGGGCCAGGGAGGTGACGCCGCACATGATGCCGGAGTCCTGGTAGGTGATGAGCTCCTGGTCAGCCCGCAGGTCAAACAGTTTACAGGTGGCGTCATCTGATCCTGTTATCACTGCGTTACCATTGGGAAAAAACTGGAAAGAGTGACAAATTATTACAAATCGAGGCTTTTAGAGGAACAACATCCTGAAAACGTCTTCTTCATGCGTACCCCAATGGCATTGACATCACTCTCATGGCCTCCGAAGGTCTGTCTGCAGGTGCCCTCCCTGATGTCCCACAGCTTCGCCGTAAAGTCACATGCTCCTGAGATGAAAAACTTAAAGTCTGGCGCTACGGCCAGGGACATGCAGTCTCCTTGGTGTCCAGCATAAACAGTCTTCTGGGTCCCTGTCTCAATGTCCCAGAGtatgctgaaatgaaatgagcttttattttatgttctaaACACTAAGATGGTGGTCCAGTCAGCTGTGATCTGTTCTTACCAGGTGCAGTCGCCTGAGCTGGTGATGATCTCAGTGTCGCTGATGAAGCGGCAGCAGGAAAGATAACCTGGGAAGACAGAGGAGTTTAAAAACTAGAGATGAAacgatccacttttttcttttccaatacTGATACAAATATCTGGGGTTTATTATCAACCGATGTCGCTCCGATACAGGAAAACAGAGCTGAACTGACTTAAAactcttccttttttaaaacacagccataaatgtactgaataataaatttatttgataactctgcaccagtacaacACACTCAAATACACCAGTAGCTGCACTGGCTTGATCAAACAGgtaaacacaatacaactttaGCAATTAGAGGAATAACAAccagtgtaaaataaattagaatgaaactgaaattgacaaaaacaataggatGACTACCTtgttcaaacatgtaaaaacaaactgcaacaaacctttcaaaatgtgcaattaggaattctaaatgtaatgtaaataaattataaagtacGGCGGCGCTCAGAGAACAAAATATAGAACTAGACTGAGTAGATGTGCCCTCATGTATTGGTCacagtagctgcattttcattacaaatgtgcaaaaatctttgtctatattccgctaatgtaaaaataaataaacacaaatttgcagttgcggtgtttccattaaataagaaacgcaattaaaatcacgtgtgaataagtttgttcacgcgataattcattaaaaaatcatgcagcgccatcatcctccatctacttcctgtcgtcgtcttcttcaCGGTTTGCGCCGGTGtaaacatccggttgttgatcatgtgactcacgtgatacaaaaaaagtgtttcaattaaaaaatatctatgtCTACacggccaaaaaaaaacaaaaaactacctcATCCGACCGCCAAAGCTTTTCTAGcgaaaaatgtgattttttttttttatccctaaattggcaaatgtatttttgtcatttcaatttGCTCAATTAGGCGCGTCCTACCTGTGTGTGCGGCCAGCTCTCGCATCACCTTGACGTTCCCATCCTTCCCCTTCAGGTTGTAGATGGAGCACATGTTGTCCAGGCCGCCGCAG contains:
- the cdca3 gene encoding cell division cycle-associated protein 3, which encodes MGTSESKMAVPADAKPQPVIKKTHVSHLIDPRSPSVGIDRSPIQVCGKESSSAAAVKSECPLAVNDPRSPTFGITRTPVREIMRATVGSFARRLGMLFHNEAEGKVPEGPQKRHSDPLDEVHGDEELASTEPLLSPRRATDFSSLAEHANLLATPASQVFVGNSSPFELLWDPQVAVEIETEANISLEEAEEARETPLHKRLSMSLITCHEGATSSQVFAEIHHESCAFSEPNVEKDQVVDGVDHAYALSSVTVQPKEAEETKSPLPPSEQPDTPSPEQVPVCTGIRCPTFDIKSPSQLEFKPQWLGKGFGATGLRSRGVQGNKGSSSPLAVNVAVKSISNENKGQSGKLKQKGTEGRSPLQILKETNSPRDQRSQTKLKVSNQSKQRLGQMDRRVLAVTLDKENH
- the gnb3 gene encoding guanine nucleotide-binding protein G(I)/G(S)/G(T) subunit beta-3, which translates into the protein MGEMEQLRKEAESLKDQITAARKGVQDTTLQEAAAGITVVGRIQMKTRKTLRGHLAKIYAMHWSTDSRLCVSASQDGKLIVWDSVTTNKVNAIPLKSSWVMTCAYAPSGNLVACGGLDNMCSIYNLKGKDGNVKVMRELAAHTGYLSCCRFISDTEIITSSGDCTCILWDIETGTQKTVYAGHQGDCMSLAVAPDFKFFISGACDFTAKLWDIREGTCRQTFGGHESDVNAIGFFPNGNAVITGSDDATCKLFDLRADQELITYQDSGIMCGVTSLAPSLSGRLILAGYDDFNVNIWDTLKAERVGVLAGHDNRVSCIGVPADGMACCTGSWDSFLKIWN